CTCTTAAATTTTGTATGCCTTCAATGGTTTacctatatttttaaattttttaaattattctgaccatactttttaattttacaagtACACACATTTGTGCGAACATAAATGCAGCTCTTCTGATTTATCCCTCGGAATTTGCTATTAATTCaagggaaagaaaaaaaaaagaaaaaaaaaaaaaaaatagtaccGAATAGTAGCAAGTAATACCGCCTAGAACCAAAATAACAACAAATCGACAAGCTGAACAAAATGGTAGTTAAGGCTGCGAAGAGGAAGAAAGCCAAGATAAGGGCATACGACATCGACGAatcgaaaaaaatatttctgtaTGCTTATGAACATCaattgaaaaatgaaaagattaATTGGAAAAAAGCCGAGGAGTTAAGAATAACTACACATAGTGCAGGGTCGATGAGAAGCCATTATTTAAATTCAATAAAACATGAAATATCGTTATATTTAGAAATGTACTCAGAAGAAGTAGCTAAATTGTTCGctaaagttaaaaaatggaaaaaagaagaaaaaaaaaaaaaattattaactgTTCAGGATAATTTCGTTAAACAAAGGTCTAACATTTCCTTAGATAGAATAACCAAATgtaaaagcaaaaattataacaaatttaATTCTCTAATAATTAGTAAAGCTTTTTCTTTCAAATGTGGACGTACCGTTAGtaacaaacaaaataattctCTTAATCGAAGAAACATagcaaatgaaaaaagaaaacaaaaaaatgagagTCGTATTGTAACTAATGAAACAAACATAAATAAGAATTCACTAAAAAAGGGCAAATTTAAgcaagtaaaaataattaataaagatGTTATtgcaacaaaaaataaaaaaataaataaaaagaaaaagaaaaaatcattaaaaagtaataaaataattacaagTACTTTagaaagaacaaataaaattatgaataatttatttaatacagACACGAATGAAAAGGTAAACAAGACAACTACATATGAAAAACTAGATAAGAAGAAACACCAGAAAGAAGGGGAAAAACTAGTGAGAGCATATGAaagaattgaaaaaaatgtaaatgaaaaactAAGCAAAGAACCAGTAGAAGGGgctaatgaaaataaaaaaagtaaaaataaagtaaaagaagaaaagtcAGTTCAGATAAAACTCGAACAAATGTGCTCTAACGAAAATGTAAGTAACCACATGAGCGAAACGGATGATACGAACGAGACAAACGAGACGAACGAATCTGACGAAACgtatgaattaaataaattaaaaatgctacataataaaaacatttcgAAAAATGAGAATTTGGAAGAATTACAATTCTACGAATCAAGATCAGCAAGAAGGAATAGTGAAAAAAGTGTGTCCTccaaaaacaaaacaaaaaacaaattttactCCAACACCTATAACTCTAAAGAactgaataatataaacaagtCCTATGACtctaatttattaattaataaaagaaaagaaaataaaagaagctCAATATCTTCCATTTTTGgctatatttataaaaaaatattcaattaaTTTGTATACGCATATTCTCCCTTTAAAAGGAGCAAGAAtagttaattaaaaaaaaaaaaaaaagagaaaaaaaaaagagaaaagagaagaaaagaaCAGGAAAAAGGTAAAACACATGTGGTAAATAATACAGAGGAAGATGAAGCAGCTAACATATacgttcatatatttctttttgaaGAACAGATGACAAAGCTGAAGAAGAATAATTCGCACTGAAATTACAAGTCGCAACTTTTAAAGTAAAGAATGTGTGTACACAtctacgtgtatatatatgtatgtatatattatgtatatgtttgtatatattatgcatatgtatgtgtatattatatatatgtatgtatacatatgtatatgtatacgtgtgAATGTACATACGTGCCGCAATTGCAAAGCTGCTTGTGCGAACCTGGTGTTACTACAATTTCTCAGTTCGCATTGGACTTTGAATATTTtgagctttttttttttctttttctttttttttttcccccctaTATTatgctttaatttttatgtttttttcttttttcaatttattaatacatttgtatttgtttttttattaaaatttaacatACCTATTCTTAATGAAACATCATAAATAATACGAAAAAGAAcgtcttttatttttgtcttTAAATGAATCATTTTTCCTTGGCTAATCTTTTGTACCTAAATGTGGTGTATATATGATGTTCCTTTCCCCCATCCAACAAgtaaatacatgtacacaaTATATTAgcatatgcacacatatatattaacgtacgtatgtatatatataatttttttttttttttttttcgttgtaatatttaaattttattttaacaaaaaattggGTAGGTCAAAATgtgttaaatataaaaaaaaaaaaaaaaagaaagaaaagaaaaaatagggATGTGgaaatgtataaaatgaatagaTAAGGTAGAAatacaattataaaaaaaaaaaaaaaatttcgaaGATATTAAAGCAAATACAATGAGCTGTGTTTGATGATTAATAAATAGGTAATGAATTGTAGGAAAAAATGTAACAtcacattttattaaatatccttcttctaataaaaaagaaaaaagatgaacattaataagatataaaaatgaggtgttctatatatatacatacatatgggtatacgtatatatgtatgggcATATCgatgtatacatatagatatacatatatagatataagtatttaaaaaaaaaatatatatttgatgaGCTAGGCGGTAGCATTCAACACGGATAAAATGTAATGTATACAATCGTGTACCtgaatttttctattttttttttttttttttttttttctcaatatTCTTAACCTtcctatttcttttttttattttgtttttttgtttttttgtttttttgtttttttatttttgtttttttgtttttttatttttgtttttttgtttttttatttttgttttattttgttttatttttgttttattttgttttattttttttttatttatttctttattttttctaaatctaattttatttttaaaaaatcttcATGTTTTAACACAAACAAAGTATTGTTCTATACtaaaaaaatggaacaaaTGGAAGATGAAGAATGATGAATGAAgagttttcctttttttttattttttttaattccaaAATAAAAGGTGCAAAAAAGGGTTTTATACTTTATCATCGTGAAACATCCACTTCATAAGTTTAGGAGAAACTTTTGGTCCAGCAGAACAGTAAAGCATATCATCAATTGgttttcttttctttgtaCAACTAGATAACATAGATATTATGGAAAGACATATAGAATTAACGGACAGAACTGGGGACCAATGGTCATATAAAATGGATAGACATATATGACCATTACTGTAAATGTGCGGATGAATTGGGGGCTCTCCAATAAATACAACTTCGGGACTTTCTACagttcgaaaaaaaaatgcattaacAAGTCGAgttgtatacatgtatttactgtttatgtatattggTAAACACATATACCTATGgaatacttaaaaatatgtgtaagaatgtacatatatatgtaaatatatgtatgcaaaaTATCAGGATATTATCTGatctctattttttttttctctcattAATGATATACCTATAGGATATTTTTCTGTAAACTTAAACTGCATTTTGAATGTTTCATTTGAATATAAAGTGTTTTCCGCAccttttatttgaattatcCATTTATCTGCATATTCTTGTATTAGTTTAAttgtattttcattttcatttaacaaTTCAATTCTTTCCTTTTCTAATCTTCTTTTTGAGAGACCTCCCAGTTTTAGACCATTCGAATTATCTTTTTCCATTTCGTCGTTTTTATTCAGTtctgaaatattattaatattcaaagaattttttaaatcactGAAGGATTTTGATTCACTTGGTTCAAAAATTGACTCTGAGCTGTTGTATATTGTGTATACATTATCTTCCATGTAGTTTTGTAATTCGTTAAGATTTCTGAACGCGCaaggatataaaaaaaaaaaaaataataataaaaaatatacatatatgtacatatatataaatatatgtatatattaatatgcaCAAATTTGCATCTCCCAATACACACAaattcatgtatataaacatgaattttattcaaagaaaaaaataaaaatatccaATAGTTATCATCATATTTTAATGGTATACCTTGCCAATGTGTCGTCTTTTGAAACGGGGAAAAACCATTTTTCCTCATGCTTTAAAAACgaatataagtatatatatatatatttatgactTGTTAATGTAATTTggtccaaaaaaaaaaaaaaaattaacatatcaaaaaagctatttttttttttttttttttttttttttttttcccctacTTCTTCAAAACCAAGAGCCCTTAAAATGTCATCCGATCCATTAAAATGTAGTAGCTACAAGAACGAAATGAAACAAGAGTACatatgcaaaaaatattacacaaTTACATGTGAGCAAGTTTGAGCAATTATTCAAATATgcgtaaaaagaaaataaaaaataaatgaaaaataaacaaaaaataaatgaaaaataaacaaaaaataaatgaaaaataaacaaaaaataaatgaaaaataaacaaaaaattaataaaatataaaagaaaaaattaatataaaatataagaaaaaattaataaaaaatttaagaaaaaattaataaaaaatttaagaaaaaattaataaaaaatgactaaaaaaaaaataatatataaataaaaaaaaaattaaaaaaaatacacgtGGGAAAGGCGAACAGGtttgtaaatgtaaatatttttctaccCCTCTTAccttatttataaaagttttattgtctttttttaaagatcTAAATTTTGCTCTGGAAGGATTTTCTATTATTCtaataaaacagaaaaaaaaaaaaaaaaaaaaaatgttaacatACATGCTTGgatgtatatacacacacattgTATTAACatgcacaaatatatgtatatacataaacaatGTGAATTATATGCCTCCAATATTTCGTATTATAACACAGTtttattacttatatttataagtaatTCGATTTTTACTTTTGAAGAATGTGAACTAATACGTTCATTATTTCCTTCTTTTGATCATtctgaatattaaaaaagaaaaaaaaaagataaattttaATGGAAAAATACGTTTTGAAACAATCTACATCATATACCAcctttacataaatatacagttaaaatattttttttcccttaagCAGTTGTATAAGTTGTAAAcaaatatgtttaatattaacatataaaaatataacaaagaTACAGCGCATCAACGCATAATTCATAAGTGTGTGCAAACTGTAAACATTTACTGGGATGTggatatacacataaatatatacacatataaatatacacatataaatatacacatataaatatacacatatatatatatacacatatatatatatacacatatatatatatacacatatatatatatatacactgtACATATGGTTAAACTGTACGCAAGTAATACACAGTTTGGTAAAGTTATGTGGCATAAGCGTGCTGTGTATGTAATATGTATGAAtccatgtatgtatatacaagcctctatacattttattttctaataatataatttcatttttttttgttacattCAAATTGGTGAAAACATTGGATATGGCTTCTTTTAatgttatcatttttttaattttcgtACACTGTAGaatttaagaattttttctttttgaaagaaattctttcttatatttttatttcagttaattttttgaaaccTTTGGTATCATTATAAAagttaatataattctttatgtaaatatacttaaataaatacaagtACGCTcattgttttcttttttctttttttcttttaatgatATACTATGCAAAAGAAAAGAGAGCAATGTAGTAATAACTACTTGTAAGAGTATTTTTGAAaagatcaaaaaaaaaaaagaaaaagaaagaaataaaaaacatgaaaattcaatttttttaattttttgtatatatattatgtatgtataaatgcatatatatatatatatatatatatatatatatatataggtacatatatgtatatatatgtgtatattgttataattaagctctataaaatttcaacttcattcttttctttgttatttttaagtattatttttttatttttcatttgttttaatttttattgtacggttaagtaaattttttcttttatcttttccttttttttttttttccaaatttgTCAACTAAATCAAAAGAGAATTGAAAATTAtcaagttaaaaaaattaaaacattgagaaaatataatgatgaCGATGCTGTATAGTGTTGGACAGTATtccaaatataaaaaatgcaaaaaattttctttcattaaACACTTAGCAGTAAATAAGTATTCATCTGAAAAAgtttattatacaaatatagtATTAAGCATacattatacaaaaatatattttatgaaagaagtaataagtatgtataattttcaGTAAGCCCATTATTGTTAACGTGGGcgtataataatgtatatatataatataaatatacgtatatatttgtatatatatatatatgtataaatttgcTAGAACGTGCGtataatatgaattaaatGTTTATACTGAATTTAAAAGGGATAATGTGCGTACAAGAGAATATTTAAAcggtaaataaatataattaaaatagaaaaaattaaatgaaaacaaaataaaaagcataaaaatgagaaattaTCCTTTGCATACAAATGTGTTATGACGAAAAAAGCAATTAACGAACAACTCGCTGGTACATTTGagtgtttatttattttttgtttataagttttttatttgtataaatgTCCGTGAATTTTGTTCATTCGTTCGTGTATTCATTTGTTCGTGTATTCATTTGATCGTTTGTTCATGTTCttatgttcatttgttcGTGTATTCATTTAATCGTTTGTTCATGTTCttatgttcatttgttcGTGTATTCATTTGATCGTTTGTTCATGTTCttatgttcatttgttcGTATGTTCGTTTGTTCGTTTGTTCGTTTGTATGTttgcttatttatttttccttctttgTTTCACTACAAATGTTGAGTCTTTTCTATAGT
This genomic interval from Plasmodium brasilianum strain Bolivian I chromosome 13, whole genome shotgun sequence contains the following:
- a CDS encoding hypothetical protein (conserved Plasmodium protein) gives rise to the protein MVVKAAKRKKAKIRAYDIDESKKIFLYAYEHQLKNEKINWKKAEELRITTHSAGSMRSHYLNSIKHEISLYLEMYSEEVAKLFAKVKKWKKEEKKKKLLTVQDNFVKQRSNISLDRITKCKSKNYNKFNSLIISKAFSFKCGRTVSNKQNNSLNRRNIANEKRKQKNESRIVTNETNINKNSLKKGKFKQVKIINKDVIATKNKKINKKKKKKSLKSNKIITSTLERTNKIMNNLFNTDTNEKVNKTTTYEKLDKKKHQKEGEKLVRAYERIEKNVNEKLSKEPVEGANENKKSKNKVKEEKSVQIKLEQMCSNENVSNHMSETDDTNETNETNESDETYELNKLKMLHNKNISKNENLEELQFYESRSARRNSEKSVSSKNKTKNKFYSNTYNSKELNNINKSYDSNLLINKRKENKRSSISSIFGYIYKKIFN
- a CDS encoding ubiquitin-conjugating enzyme E2, whose translation is MITLKEAISNVFTNLNNDQKKEIMNVLVHILQKIIENPSRAKFRSLKKDNKTFINKLLHFNGSDDILRALGFEEHEEKWFFPVSKDDTLARNLNELQNYMEDNVYTIYNSSESIFEPSESKSFSDLKNSLNINNISELNKNDEMEKDNSNGLKLGGLSKRRLEKERIELLNENENTIKLIQEYADKWIIQIKGAENTLYSNETFKMQFKFTEKYPIESPEVVFIGEPPIHPHIYSNGHICLSILYDHWSPVLSVNSICLSIISMLSSCTKKRKPIDDMLYCSAGPKVSPKLMKWMFHDDKV